The following proteins are encoded in a genomic region of Hemibagrus wyckioides isolate EC202008001 linkage group LG29, SWU_Hwy_1.0, whole genome shotgun sequence:
- the apbb2b gene encoding amyloid beta precursor protein binding family B member 2 isoform X5 → MAERKNAKAMAGGSLQDRSHTGLDVPLQAEFPTPKTELVQKFQVLYVGMMPVARPIGMDILNSAVDSLMTSSTRDSWIPVMLNVADATVTVIKEKAMTNEEEEVLVECRVRFLSFMGVGRDVHSFAFIMDTGNQHFECHVFWCEPNAGSVSEAVQAACMLRYQKCLVARPPSQKSCSQCPPSDSVTRRVSTSVKRGVLSLIDTLKQKRPVTELPQ, encoded by the exons ATGGCGGAGCGTAAGAATGCCAAAGCTATGGCCGGAGGATCTCTGCAGGACCGGAGCCACACGGGACTCGACGTCCCACTGCAgg CAGAGTTCCCCACACCAAAGACAGAGCTGGTTCAGAAGTTTCAGGTGTTATATGTTGGCATGATGCCAGTGGCCAGACCTATAG GCATGGACATCCTCAACAGCGCGGTGGACAGcctgatgacatcatcaaccCGAGACAGCTGGATCCCAGTGATGCTGAACGTAGCAGACGCGACCGTCACCGTCATCAAAGAGAAGGCAATGacaaat gaggaagaggaagtccTGGTGGAGTGCCGCGTGCGTTTCCTGTCCTTCATGGGCGTGGGGAGAGACGTGCACTCCTTCGCCTTCATCATGGACACGGGCAACCAGCACTTCGAGTGCCACGTGTTCTGGTGCGAGCCCAACGCCGGCAGCGTGTCCGAGGCGGTGCAGGCCGCTTGCATG TTACGATACCAGAAGTGTCTGGTGGCACGCCCGCCGTCGCAGAAGTCTTGCTCGCAGTGCCCTCCTTCCGACTCAGTGACACGCCGCGTCTCCACCAGCGTCAAGCGTGGCGTCCTGTCCCTCATCGACACGCTCAAACAGAAAAGACCCGTCACGGAGCTGCCAcaataa